The proteins below come from a single Tachypleus tridentatus isolate NWPU-2018 chromosome 13, ASM421037v1, whole genome shotgun sequence genomic window:
- the LOC143236905 gene encoding ATP-binding cassette sub-family G member 5 isoform X2 — MSMKLFQEQCGYVPKQVDLLPGLNVRQTLIYAGNLSITSKVSSSTKRSRVKQVMADLALNQVANREVSSLTPSEYRRLAIGSELVRDPVMFLLDEPTHDLDPLNTYFIISILSNHAKKYNRIIILTMEKPRSDIFPFLDRVTYLCLGDVVYTGSTRMMLDYFRSIGFPCPELENPLMYYLCLATVDRRTRERFIESSNQIAALVDKFRTEGARYRKYGTAGPEPLDQNEAQYKLPLTAYGQPSGWQVFRNLTGRAFASLFNCNNSALERLSLRVMVLPLFFTLLFLFYFPMETTQQSFVTRNGLIFNCLTGVSLLSAAITAVTYAPHRTRYYQEAREGIYRGPMFIFSYILYSLPLSLMTVWAAATIIYAGTRLRQEWDRWAAFCAVLWTVYVFSEQQTISLMMFIRSSYRAFITSIFILILYITLASSTVRTMTALPEWLYYVSYGVIYRYAGAFLNENEFDGNSLLENTPSVNGSVKISCQGNNLSGHCFYLNGIHYLTTRYNYGKGTYNEDLQYWLNFGMCFVFVGGMWLVNTVVYLIPLPSFIKKKFRD, encoded by the exons ATGTCTATGAAATTGTTCCAAGAGCAGTGTGGTTACGTTCCAAAACAAGTTGACCTTCTTCCCGGACTAAATGTTCGCCAGACTCTGATATATGCTGGAAATCTTAGCATAACATCCAAAGTGTCCAGCTCAACCAAACGCAGTCGG GTAAAGCAAGTAATGGCTGACCTAGCTTTGAACCAAGTGGCCAATAGAGAAGTTAGCAGTCTCACACCAAGTGAATATAGACGACTGGCTATTGGAAGTGAGCTGGTAAGAGATCCAG ttatgtTTCTTTTGGATGAACCAACTCATGACCTGGATCCTCTCAACACATACTTTATTATCTCCATTCTGTCTAATCATGCCAAGAAATACAACAGGATCATCATCCTTACGATGGAGAAGCCTCGCTCAGATATTTTTCCATTCTTGGATAGAGTCACTTATCTATGCCTAGGGGATGTGGTGTACACAG gaaGCACCCGGATGATGCTGGATTATTTCCGAAGCATAGGATTTCCGTGTCCAGAATTGGAAAACCCATTGATGTATTACT TGTGTTTAGCTACAGTTGACCGTCGTACACGAGAGAGGTTCATTGAATCAAGTAACCAGATCGCAGCTTTAGTTGATAAATTTAGAACAGAAGGTGCTCGCTACCGGAAGTATGGAACAGCAGGACCAGAACCACTTGATCAGAATGAGGCTCAATACAAGTTGCCATTAACTGCTTATGGCCAGCCCTCTGGTTGGCAGGTCTTTAGGAATTTAACAGG GAGAGCCTTTGCATCCTTGTTCAACTGCAACAACAGCGCCCTCGAGAGGCTGTCATTACGAGTGATGGTGTTGCCGCTGTTCTTCactttacttttcttgttttattttcccaTGGAGACGACTCAGCAAAGTTTTGTCACTCGAAACGGATTGATTTTCAATTGTTTGACAGGCGTTTCACTTCTGTCTGCTGCTATAACTGCCGTTACAT ATGCCCCTCACAGGACTCGCTACTACCAAGAAGCCAGAGAAGGAATTTACCGAGGTCCAATGTTCATATTTAGTTATATTCTGTACAGCTTACCACTCAGTTTGATGACAGTCTGGGCAGCTGCCACAATCATATATGC AGGGACACGGCTGCGTCAGGAGTGGGACCGCTGGGCAGCATTCTGTGCAGTATTATGGACAGTCTATGTGTTTTCTGAGCAACAGACAATATCCTTGATGATGTTTATTCGCAGTTCTTATCGAGCTTTTATAACTAGCATCTTCATTCTCATCCTCTACATCACTCTAGCTAGTAGCACTGTCAG AACGATGACGGCCCTCCCGGAGTGGCTTTACTACGTCAGTTATGGCGTCATTTACCGTTACGCTGGAGCTTTCCTTAACGAGAACGAATTTGACGGCAACAGCTTATTAGAAAACACCCCTTCAGTGAACGGCAGCGTAAAGATATCTTGCCAAGGAAACAACTTATCGGGCCATTGTTTCTATCTGAACGGAATTCACTATCTCACCACCAGGTATAACTACGGTAAGGGCACCTACAATGAAGACCTCCAGTACTGGCTCAACTTTGGAATGTGTTTTGTCTTCGTGGGCGGAATGTGGCTGGTCAACACTGTCGTGTATTTGATTCCTTTACCttcctttattaaaaaaaagttccGCGATTAA
- the LOC143236905 gene encoding ATP-binding cassette sub-family G member 5 isoform X1: protein MIASDHVLELAGVFHTGQVEPGSCFQKLTGSVPTGIILKDVSMEVHAGEVMAVLGSKDSGKRALLEVIARRALGPTRGQILLNDVPMSMKLFQEQCGYVPKQVDLLPGLNVRQTLIYAGNLSITSKVSSSTKRSRVKQVMADLALNQVANREVSSLTPSEYRRLAIGSELVRDPVMFLLDEPTHDLDPLNTYFIISILSNHAKKYNRIIILTMEKPRSDIFPFLDRVTYLCLGDVVYTGSTRMMLDYFRSIGFPCPELENPLMYYLCLATVDRRTRERFIESSNQIAALVDKFRTEGARYRKYGTAGPEPLDQNEAQYKLPLTAYGQPSGWQVFRNLTGRAFASLFNCNNSALERLSLRVMVLPLFFTLLFLFYFPMETTQQSFVTRNGLIFNCLTGVSLLSAAITAVTYAPHRTRYYQEAREGIYRGPMFIFSYILYSLPLSLMTVWAAATIIYAGTRLRQEWDRWAAFCAVLWTVYVFSEQQTISLMMFIRSSYRAFITSIFILILYITLASSTVRTMTALPEWLYYVSYGVIYRYAGAFLNENEFDGNSLLENTPSVNGSVKISCQGNNLSGHCFYLNGIHYLTTRYNYGKGTYNEDLQYWLNFGMCFVFVGGMWLVNTVVYLIPLPSFIKKKFRD from the exons ATAGTGGAAAGAGGGCTTTGTTAGAAGTGATAGCAAGAAGAGCTCTTGGCCCAACTCGTGGCCAGATTCTTTTGAATGATGTCCCTATGTCTATGAAATTGTTCCAAGAGCAGTGTGGTTACGTTCCAAAACAAGTTGACCTTCTTCCCGGACTAAATGTTCGCCAGACTCTGATATATGCTGGAAATCTTAGCATAACATCCAAAGTGTCCAGCTCAACCAAACGCAGTCGG GTAAAGCAAGTAATGGCTGACCTAGCTTTGAACCAAGTGGCCAATAGAGAAGTTAGCAGTCTCACACCAAGTGAATATAGACGACTGGCTATTGGAAGTGAGCTGGTAAGAGATCCAG ttatgtTTCTTTTGGATGAACCAACTCATGACCTGGATCCTCTCAACACATACTTTATTATCTCCATTCTGTCTAATCATGCCAAGAAATACAACAGGATCATCATCCTTACGATGGAGAAGCCTCGCTCAGATATTTTTCCATTCTTGGATAGAGTCACTTATCTATGCCTAGGGGATGTGGTGTACACAG gaaGCACCCGGATGATGCTGGATTATTTCCGAAGCATAGGATTTCCGTGTCCAGAATTGGAAAACCCATTGATGTATTACT TGTGTTTAGCTACAGTTGACCGTCGTACACGAGAGAGGTTCATTGAATCAAGTAACCAGATCGCAGCTTTAGTTGATAAATTTAGAACAGAAGGTGCTCGCTACCGGAAGTATGGAACAGCAGGACCAGAACCACTTGATCAGAATGAGGCTCAATACAAGTTGCCATTAACTGCTTATGGCCAGCCCTCTGGTTGGCAGGTCTTTAGGAATTTAACAGG GAGAGCCTTTGCATCCTTGTTCAACTGCAACAACAGCGCCCTCGAGAGGCTGTCATTACGAGTGATGGTGTTGCCGCTGTTCTTCactttacttttcttgttttattttcccaTGGAGACGACTCAGCAAAGTTTTGTCACTCGAAACGGATTGATTTTCAATTGTTTGACAGGCGTTTCACTTCTGTCTGCTGCTATAACTGCCGTTACAT ATGCCCCTCACAGGACTCGCTACTACCAAGAAGCCAGAGAAGGAATTTACCGAGGTCCAATGTTCATATTTAGTTATATTCTGTACAGCTTACCACTCAGTTTGATGACAGTCTGGGCAGCTGCCACAATCATATATGC AGGGACACGGCTGCGTCAGGAGTGGGACCGCTGGGCAGCATTCTGTGCAGTATTATGGACAGTCTATGTGTTTTCTGAGCAACAGACAATATCCTTGATGATGTTTATTCGCAGTTCTTATCGAGCTTTTATAACTAGCATCTTCATTCTCATCCTCTACATCACTCTAGCTAGTAGCACTGTCAG AACGATGACGGCCCTCCCGGAGTGGCTTTACTACGTCAGTTATGGCGTCATTTACCGTTACGCTGGAGCTTTCCTTAACGAGAACGAATTTGACGGCAACAGCTTATTAGAAAACACCCCTTCAGTGAACGGCAGCGTAAAGATATCTTGCCAAGGAAACAACTTATCGGGCCATTGTTTCTATCTGAACGGAATTCACTATCTCACCACCAGGTATAACTACGGTAAGGGCACCTACAATGAAGACCTCCAGTACTGGCTCAACTTTGGAATGTGTTTTGTCTTCGTGGGCGGAATGTGGCTGGTCAACACTGTCGTGTATTTGATTCCTTTACCttcctttattaaaaaaaagttccGCGATTAA